AACTGAGTCCGCAACTGGTCAAAGCTTTTGAGGCGGCGCTTACCATTCAAAAAGCAGTGCTGGCCAGCATGAAGCCGGGGACTCTGGCGGAAGAACCGTATCTTTTAGCGCTTAAGCTGGCCGAGGAACTGGGCTACAAGGATCATTTCATGGGCTATAAAGATCACCAGGTTAAGTTCCTGGGCCATGGTATCGGTCTGGAACTGGATGAATGGCCGATTTTTGCCAAAGGGATGAAGACACCGCTGCAGCCGGGCATGACGTTCGCCCTGGAGCCTAAATTCGTCTTCCCCGAAGGGGCTATCGGCACCGAGAACAGCTTTGTCATGACGGATACAGGACCGGAGTATCTGAGTGTTACACCGGAAGTGATTACTTATTTGCCCTAATAGGAGCTGAATACTATGATTGAGGGAATCAGCCACATTACTTTCATTGTCAAGGACCTGGCAAAGGCTACGGAGTTTTTTGAAAAGATATTTGATGCAAAAGAGGTCTACTCCAGTGGAGATGATACCTTTTCGTTGTCACGGGAAAAGTTTTTCCTGATTCACGATCAATGGATCGCCGTGATGGAGGGAGAAGCGCTGCCGGTGCGCAGCTATAACCATATGGCTTTTAAAATCGCCGAAGACGATGTGGAACTGTATCAGGCGCGGATTCAAGCATTGGGGCTGGAATGCCGGGCGCCCAGGCCGCGGGTACCGGGAGAAGGCCAGTCGATTTACTTTTATGATTTCGACAATCATTTATTTGAGCTGCATACCGGGACGCTGGCGGAACGGCTGGCACGTTACCGGCAGGAAAATCGGATTACGGCAGGCGACAGCGGTGGACCTGCTGAGGGAAATAAAATATGAATAAACCTCCGGCGCTTTGCCCGCCTGCCTGTTGAGGGCAGGACGGGCGAATTGTTTTTCTTGAGTAGGCGCATATTCCATTTGTTTACATAGTATATAGTAGGTTGCTATTACTATTAGGTAAAGGAGTAGGGATATGAGATTAAAAGGACATGGTTTGAATTTTACCGGCGGCGTCAGTCTGTCGGTGGTATTAACCGACGGCAGCACGATTCAGGGGACGTTCTTAGGCATCATTGACCCGCAGAGCAATAACTTTGGTTGCTCCCAGACGTTGTCCGCCAACAATGGCCTTTCGCCGCTGATTGGCTCCCTGTCGCCGTTTATCAATGTGTCCGGCGCCGATGAGTTTTTGGTTATCCAGTTGACTTGCTCGTTTGGCAGCTTCCTGCCGGGTAATTTGGTGGCTATTAATGCCAGAAACATTGCGGCCATTGGCCCCAATTCCGGCACTTGCGTTGTCTGAAACGGAGCAAAGCCCTGGCTGGCGAGACATGGTTTCGCCGGTCAGGGCCTATTTTTTTCGCCAAAGATAATACGGTGCTGTAACAGTCCATGGTATAATAATACTGGTGATG
The nucleotide sequence above comes from Propionispora vibrioides. Encoded proteins:
- the fosX gene encoding FosX/FosE/FosI family fosfomycin resistance hydrolase; this encodes MIEGISHITFIVKDLAKATEFFEKIFDAKEVYSSGDDTFSLSREKFFLIHDQWIAVMEGEALPVRSYNHMAFKIAEDDVELYQARIQALGLECRAPRPRVPGEGQSIYFYDFDNHLFELHTGTLAERLARYRQENRITAGDSGGPAEGNKI